In Silene latifolia isolate original U9 population chromosome 3, ASM4854445v1, whole genome shotgun sequence, a single window of DNA contains:
- the LOC141648186 gene encoding phosphoglycerate mutase-like protein 1 has protein sequence MDHASGPSLYPLHRCKTIHLVRHAQGVHNIEGDKNYKAYMKPEFFDAPLTPLGWEQVDCLRKHVHACGLHKSIELVITSPLLRTMQTAVGVFGGEGYTDKMDVLPLMVANAGNSDRAAISSLNCPPILAVELCREHLGVHPCDQRRHIHEYHCLFPAIDFSQIESDEDVLWKADVRETKAEVAERGMKFMNWLWTRNEKEIAVVTHSGFLQHTLSQFGNDCHPLIKDDICKRFANCELRSMVITDRNMTGSNAPITDFPGKIPSGPDLPSEVADEK, from the exons ATGGACCATGCAAGCGGCCCAAGTTTATATCCATTGCACCGCTGCAAAACTATTCACCTG GTGAGGCATGCTCAAGGAGTTCACAATATTGAAGGTGACAAGAATTATAAAGCATACATGAAACCTGAATTTTTTGATGCCCCATTGACCCCATTAGGTTGGGAGCAG GTTGATTGCTTACGTAAACATGTTCATGCTTGTGGCCTACATAAAAGTATCGAGTTAGTCATTACATCCCCATTGTTAAG GACAATGCAAACTGCAGTTGGTGTCTTCGGTGGAGAGGGCTATACAGATAAGATGGATGTGCTACCTCTAATGGTGGCCAATGCCGGAAACAGTGACCGTGCTGCCATTTCAAGTCTAAATTGTCCGCCTATTTTGGCTGTTGAGCTTTGTCGTGAGCATTTG GGTGTTCATCCTTGCGACCAGAGGAGACACATTCATGAATACCACTGTCTGTTCCCAGCTATCGATTTCTCGCAA ATTGAAAGCGATGAAGATGTTTTATGGAAGGCTGATGTTCGAGAGACCAAAGCAGAAGTGGCAGAAAGGGGAATGAAGTTCATGAATTG GTTGTGGACCAGAAATGAGAAGGAAATAGCTGTTGTAACTCACAGTGGTTTTTTACAACATACTCTGAGTCAATTTGGAAATGACTGTCACCCTCTAATCAAGGATGATATCTGCAAACG GTTTGCAAATTGTGAGCTTCGCTCTATGGTGATCACTGATAGAAA TATGACAGGGTCGAATGCACCTATCACTGATTTTCCCGGCAAGATACCCTCCGGACCCGACCTTCCTAGTGAAG